One Brachybacterium kimchii genomic window carries:
- a CDS encoding DUF58 domain-containing protein → MTSAPPPSAATPALLRAVVVGTLPAVLAVMAGRPELLVLGLPLLAWAVLAVVRRLARGGAEGADLAPVRVRSTERSIAEGGTVRIVVDAPGAPEASKSGSSGSLLGVTVPLPAHASLTPPLGSRADAGSVPLTVTARRWGRYEIGPIHVVLADPLGAYRTQCRLDPVLLQVSPDSSLLEAPPNLPAPIGVAGVHLSARRGQGTALADVRPFQRGDRLHRINWRVTSRTGTLHTNATFAERDTDVLVVADTLQDLVAPGLEATAETSLDLTVRAIAAVSRHYLGIGDRVGLHDLGSRIGTLRAGTGPRQLRIIVDTLARARRTSGPVTRVQKVGALRGSTLVVVCSPLLDDRVVAQIGELRARGADVIVVDTLPPSVGDPFSAPAAGTARDPQRYWSEAWTLRRLLRESTVRALREQGVPVTAWEGPGSLAPVLLSLSRAASAPRMRRA, encoded by the coding sequence ATGACCTCCGCTCCCCCGCCCTCCGCCGCCACGCCCGCGCTGCTGCGCGCGGTCGTGGTGGGCACGCTGCCCGCGGTGCTCGCCGTGATGGCGGGCCGGCCCGAGCTGCTCGTGCTGGGCCTCCCGCTGCTGGCCTGGGCGGTCCTCGCCGTCGTGCGGCGCCTCGCGCGCGGCGGGGCCGAGGGCGCGGACCTCGCGCCGGTGCGCGTGCGCAGCACCGAGCGCTCGATCGCCGAGGGCGGGACCGTGCGGATCGTCGTGGACGCCCCGGGCGCCCCGGAAGCCTCGAAGTCGGGGTCGAGCGGATCCCTGCTCGGCGTCACCGTGCCGCTGCCCGCGCACGCCTCCCTCACCCCGCCGCTCGGCTCGCGGGCCGACGCCGGCAGCGTCCCGCTCACCGTCACCGCCCGCCGCTGGGGCCGGTACGAGATCGGCCCGATCCACGTCGTGCTCGCCGATCCCCTGGGCGCCTACCGCACCCAGTGCCGGCTCGACCCCGTGCTGCTGCAGGTCTCGCCCGACTCCTCGCTGCTCGAGGCGCCGCCGAACCTGCCGGCCCCGATCGGCGTGGCGGGGGTGCACCTCTCTGCCCGACGGGGGCAGGGCACTGCCCTCGCCGACGTGCGCCCCTTCCAGCGCGGGGACCGCCTGCACCGCATCAACTGGCGCGTCACCTCCCGCACCGGGACCCTCCACACCAACGCGACGTTCGCCGAGCGCGACACCGACGTGCTCGTGGTCGCCGACACCCTCCAGGACCTGGTCGCACCCGGCCTCGAGGCCACCGCGGAGACCAGCCTGGACCTCACGGTGCGCGCGATCGCGGCCGTCTCCCGCCACTACCTGGGGATCGGCGACCGCGTGGGCCTGCACGACCTGGGCAGCAGGATCGGCACCCTCCGCGCGGGCACGGGGCCGCGGCAGCTGCGGATCATCGTGGACACTCTCGCCCGCGCGCGCCGCACGTCCGGGCCCGTCACACGGGTGCAGAAGGTCGGCGCCCTGCGCGGCTCGACGCTCGTGGTGGTGTGCTCGCCGCTGCTCGACGATCGGGTGGTCGCCCAGATCGGCGAGCTGCGCGCCCGCGGCGCGGACGTCATCGTGGTGGACACCCTGCCGCCGAGCGTCGGCGACCCCTTCTCCGCGCCGGCCGCCGGGACGGCCCGCGATCCCCAGCGCTATTGGTCGGAGGCGTGGACGCTGCGGCGCCTGCTGCGGGAGTCCACCGTGCGTGCGCTGCGCGAGCAGGGAGTCCCCGTGACCGCATGGGAGGGACCCGGATCCCTCGCCCCGGTCCTGCTCTCGCTCTCCCGCGCCGCGAGCGCCCCGAGGATGAGGAGGGCCTGA
- a CDS encoding AAA family ATPase produces MTQADQTPPLDPREASAIAARVLDAVETAVVGKREVLESVLAGVLAGGHVLLEDLPGLGKTLAARSLAQALGLPFTRAQFTPDLLPADLTGAEVFDQRTGDFVFRPGPVFTGLLLADEINRTPPKTQSALLEAMQERQVTVEGTTRPLPRPFHVLATANPVEHEGTYPLPEAQLDRFLLRLSFGYPSADEEWDVLARRLERRTEDQSVPRVIDAEQLLAVQAAVESVHVSDDVGRYAVALVGATRRHAHALVGSSPRGTLALVICARALAVIRGRAFVLPEDVKDLAHAALDHRVIVRPELWLQSVTAASIVDAVLAETPVPAAHQDQDGQQEPQRA; encoded by the coding sequence ATGACACAGGCCGACCAGACACCCCCACTGGACCCCCGCGAGGCCTCCGCGATCGCCGCACGCGTCCTCGACGCGGTCGAGACCGCCGTGGTCGGCAAGCGCGAGGTGCTCGAGTCCGTGCTCGCCGGCGTCCTCGCCGGCGGGCACGTGCTGCTCGAGGACCTGCCGGGCCTCGGCAAGACCCTCGCCGCCCGCTCCCTCGCCCAGGCGCTCGGCCTGCCGTTCACGCGCGCCCAGTTCACCCCGGACCTGCTGCCGGCGGACCTCACCGGCGCCGAGGTGTTCGACCAGCGCACGGGCGATTTCGTGTTCCGGCCCGGCCCAGTGTTCACGGGCCTGCTGCTGGCCGACGAGATCAACCGCACCCCGCCGAAGACCCAGTCGGCGCTGCTCGAGGCCATGCAGGAGAGGCAGGTGACCGTCGAGGGCACGACCCGGCCGCTGCCCCGCCCCTTCCACGTGCTCGCGACCGCCAACCCCGTCGAGCACGAGGGCACCTATCCGCTGCCCGAGGCCCAGCTGGACCGGTTCCTGCTGCGGCTGTCCTTCGGCTACCCGAGCGCCGACGAGGAGTGGGATGTGCTCGCCCGCCGCCTCGAGCGCCGCACCGAGGATCAGAGCGTCCCGCGCGTCATCGACGCCGAGCAGCTGCTCGCCGTGCAGGCCGCCGTCGAGTCCGTGCACGTGAGCGACGACGTCGGCCGCTACGCCGTCGCGCTGGTCGGCGCAACCCGACGCCACGCCCATGCGCTCGTCGGCTCCTCGCCCCGCGGCACCCTCGCCCTCGTGATCTGCGCCCGGGCGCTCGCGGTCATCCGCGGCCGCGCCTTCGTGCTCCCCGAGGACGTCAAGGACCTCGCCCACGCCGCCCTCGACCACCGCGTGATCGTGCGGCCCGAGCTCTGGCTGCAGTCCGTGACCGCGGCCTCGATCGTCGACGCCGTGCTCGCCGAGACGCCCGTCCCCGCCGCGCATCAGGACCAGGACGGCCAGCAGGAGCCCCAGCGGGCATGA
- a CDS encoding DUF4129 domain-containing protein yields the protein MHPLPPRSAAAATSLIALVALVCVVLGAGRVLGPVLEGRGWFFDIDVDREAETAPPPTQASQTPPAPPDPGSGHLAATVLLVLAILVGIAVLVLVIWVLRRARTLRSARRPEAEAGDAEAELLEVEDAHRALARARESLEYAATPRDAIIDAWLALERGIAEAGIVRRPEQTTTEYVVTVLRDIDLPDSDLRILAGLYGRALFDDRAADAEAFDEGTRSSARRALERLADRLQEVTAR from the coding sequence ATGCACCCACTCCCGCCCCGCAGCGCCGCGGCCGCGACCTCCCTGATCGCCCTCGTGGCGCTCGTGTGCGTCGTGCTCGGGGCGGGCCGGGTGCTGGGGCCCGTGCTCGAGGGCAGGGGCTGGTTCTTCGACATCGACGTGGACCGCGAGGCCGAGACCGCGCCTCCGCCCACGCAGGCCTCGCAGACACCCCCGGCTCCCCCGGACCCCGGTTCCGGGCATCTCGCCGCGACCGTCCTCCTGGTGCTCGCGATCCTCGTCGGCATCGCCGTGCTGGTGCTCGTGATCTGGGTGCTGAGACGGGCCCGGACGCTGCGCAGCGCCCGTCGGCCCGAGGCGGAGGCGGGCGACGCGGAGGCAGAGCTCCTCGAGGTCGAGGACGCCCACCGTGCCCTGGCCCGCGCCCGGGAGTCCCTCGAGTACGCGGCCACTCCGCGCGACGCGATCATCGACGCCTGGCTCGCCCTCGAGCGCGGGATCGCCGAGGCCGGGATCGTCCGTCGGCCCGAGCAGACCACCACCGAGTACGTGGTCACCGTGCTGCGGGACATCGACCTCCCGGACTCGGACCTGCGGATCCTCGCCGGCCTCTACGGACGCGCCCTCTTCGACGACCGCGCGGCCGACGCCGAGGCGTTCGACGAGGGCACCCGGTCCAGTGCCCGCCGCGCGCTCGAGCGACTCGCGGACCGGCTGCAGGAGGTGACCGCCCGATGA
- a CDS encoding THUMP-like domain-containing protein, translated as MTEGPGTQGLEQVLEPSGWKLLQSLPPYDERAALPLGARLREAGHAPELVAAVLTQAKLRAKGRDKFGEFADRMLFTADGLEQATRLPIAALHARRFRDAGISSLADLGCGIGGDAMAAAALDLEVLAVDRDPTTVAVATVNLMPFEGARAELGQAQDHDPARTEGIWLDPARRRPAAGRASGSVRLRDPEEYSPPLSTVVDLARRLGQAGSGRGGADEDGALGAKLGPGIDHDALPAGTETQWLSWHGQVLEATCWFGPLASAGTQRSALVIDRGGAHRLAPRGTPEADPHTGELGAHLYEPDGAVIRAGLLGEVARDLDARTLDPSIAYLTSDQRISTPFASGYSVRDVMPFSLKRLTSYLREHRLGILEIKKRGTAVEPDELRRKLRPRRFGEERATLVLTRIGGEQHVIVASPHPRPPGD; from the coding sequence GTGACCGAGGGCCCCGGGACCCAGGGGCTCGAGCAGGTCCTCGAGCCCTCCGGCTGGAAGCTCCTGCAGTCCCTGCCGCCGTACGACGAGCGCGCGGCGCTCCCTCTCGGCGCGCGCCTGCGCGAGGCCGGGCACGCCCCGGAGCTCGTCGCTGCGGTGCTCACCCAGGCGAAGCTGCGCGCGAAGGGCCGCGACAAGTTCGGCGAGTTCGCGGATCGCATGCTCTTCACGGCCGACGGTCTCGAGCAGGCCACGCGCCTGCCGATCGCCGCGCTGCACGCACGGCGCTTCCGCGACGCCGGCATCTCCTCGCTCGCGGACCTCGGCTGCGGGATCGGCGGGGACGCGATGGCCGCCGCGGCCCTGGACCTCGAGGTGCTCGCCGTCGACCGCGACCCGACCACCGTCGCCGTGGCCACTGTGAACCTCATGCCCTTCGAGGGCGCCCGCGCCGAGCTCGGCCAGGCGCAGGACCACGACCCCGCCCGCACCGAGGGCATCTGGCTGGATCCTGCCCGCCGTCGGCCGGCGGCGGGCCGCGCCTCCGGGAGCGTGCGCCTGCGCGATCCCGAGGAGTACTCGCCCCCGCTGTCGACGGTGGTGGACCTCGCCCGCCGCCTCGGGCAGGCCGGATCCGGCCGCGGCGGGGCCGACGAGGACGGCGCTCTCGGAGCGAAGCTCGGCCCGGGCATCGACCACGACGCCCTGCCCGCGGGCACCGAGACCCAGTGGCTGTCCTGGCACGGCCAGGTCCTCGAGGCGACCTGCTGGTTCGGCCCGCTCGCGTCCGCGGGGACGCAGCGCAGCGCGCTCGTGATCGACCGCGGTGGCGCGCACCGCCTCGCGCCCCGCGGGACCCCCGAGGCCGACCCGCACACCGGTGAGCTGGGCGCGCACCTGTACGAGCCCGACGGCGCCGTCATCCGCGCGGGCCTGCTGGGAGAGGTCGCCCGCGATCTCGACGCCCGCACGCTCGACCCCTCGATCGCCTATCTCACGAGCGACCAGCGGATCTCGACGCCCTTCGCCTCCGGCTACAGCGTGCGCGACGTGATGCCCTTCTCCCTCAAGCGCCTCACCTCCTACCTGCGCGAGCACCGGCTGGGGATCCTCGAGATCAAGAAGCGCGGCACCGCCGTCGAGCCCGACGAGCTGCGCAGGAAGCTGCGCCCGCGCCGCTTCGGCGAGGAGCGGGCCACGCTCGTCCTCACCCGGATCGGCGGCGAGCAGCACGTCATCGTCGCCTCCCCGCACCCCCGGCCGCCGGGGGACTGA
- a CDS encoding NADP-dependent oxidoreductase: MRQITLPAFGDPDVLRLEEAPAPQPAPGEVLVRVAFAGLNPLDYKLRDGSSGRASALTLPAVLGREMFGEVLGAGEDVDLDALGMPVGTRVFGVRDLGDMRGTYAEQVAIPVADLSPVPAGVPEAQLPVFAGLALAGSTALTALEDDAELAPGMTLLVHGGSGGVGQMLLPLALRAGARTVWATGRSANAQRLRGLGARPIAYDTEDWEQTIDTATEGRGVDRIIDAHYFDTFVPSLDHLAPGGRIVALPSLADVAPARERGIDARVTKMAPSPQRLASLVDAVADGTLDVEVSTVLAPAQIAEGHRMLEDGHTRGKIVLDLRETA; this comes from the coding sequence ATGCGCCAGATCACCCTTCCCGCGTTCGGCGATCCCGACGTGCTCCGCCTCGAGGAAGCCCCCGCCCCGCAGCCCGCCCCCGGTGAGGTCCTCGTCCGCGTCGCCTTCGCCGGGCTCAATCCCCTCGACTACAAGCTGCGCGACGGCTCCTCGGGCCGCGCCTCCGCGCTCACCCTGCCCGCCGTGCTGGGCCGCGAGATGTTCGGCGAGGTCCTCGGCGCCGGCGAGGACGTGGACCTGGACGCCCTGGGCATGCCCGTCGGGACCCGCGTGTTCGGCGTCCGCGACCTCGGCGACATGCGCGGCACCTATGCCGAGCAGGTCGCGATCCCCGTCGCCGACCTCTCCCCCGTCCCCGCCGGCGTTCCCGAGGCCCAGCTGCCCGTCTTCGCGGGCCTCGCGCTCGCGGGCTCCACCGCGCTCACCGCCCTCGAGGACGACGCCGAGCTCGCCCCGGGCATGACGCTGCTCGTCCACGGCGGCAGCGGCGGCGTCGGCCAGATGCTCCTCCCGCTCGCCCTGCGCGCCGGCGCCAGGACGGTCTGGGCGACGGGCCGCTCCGCGAACGCGCAGCGACTGCGGGGCCTCGGCGCGCGGCCCATCGCCTACGACACCGAGGACTGGGAGCAGACGATCGACACTGCGACGGAGGGCCGCGGCGTCGACCGCATCATCGACGCCCACTACTTCGACACTTTCGTGCCGAGCCTCGATCATCTCGCGCCCGGCGGCAGGATCGTCGCCCTGCCGAGCCTCGCCGACGTCGCCCCGGCCCGCGAGCGCGGCATCGACGCGCGCGTCACGAAGATGGCCCCGAGCCCCCAGCGCCTGGCCTCGCTCGTCGACGCCGTCGCGGACGGCACCCTGGACGTCGAGGTCAGCACCGTCCTCGCCCCCGCGCAGATCGCCGAGGGCCACCGCATGCTCGAGGACGGCCACACCCGCGGCAAGATCGTCCTGGACCTGAGGGAGACCGCGTGA
- a CDS encoding ABC transporter permease has protein sequence MVRFISIRVLTYVILVFLATSFAYLLAASLMHPEEVLYPPIATKPVPEGTAQAYLNARNINPDVPVFQRYANWLGGLVRGDLGVTTGTNKELSPVLEVLKQRIPISLRLVVLGTVIGTVLGVAVGMITAVRRHSLGDRGATLLSFVIVSLPTPVVILVVQQINQAIQNRTGFGLPAINPVNPLLHGWDAFLYESKAIVMPTIVLAIFAAASYSRYMKVTTLDVLGSDYLRTARAKGLTRGRAMNRHGLRMALIPMGQYFAFAVGSAFTGSLFVELMFNWQGVGRYAVSAVGIADINGTAGVVLYTGILTLLSATFADFLQGILDPRIR, from the coding sequence GTGGTTAGGTTCATCTCGATACGGGTGCTCACGTACGTGATCCTCGTGTTCCTGGCAACGAGCTTCGCCTACCTGCTGGCAGCGTCGCTCATGCATCCCGAAGAGGTGCTGTACCCGCCGATCGCCACGAAGCCGGTCCCCGAGGGGACGGCGCAGGCCTATCTGAACGCGCGCAACATCAATCCGGACGTGCCGGTGTTCCAGCGGTATGCCAACTGGCTGGGCGGCCTCGTGCGCGGCGACCTGGGCGTCACCACCGGCACGAACAAGGAACTGAGTCCCGTGCTCGAGGTCCTCAAGCAGAGGATCCCGATCAGCCTTCGCCTCGTGGTGCTCGGCACCGTGATCGGCACCGTCCTGGGCGTCGCCGTCGGGATGATCACTGCAGTGCGTCGCCACTCGCTCGGCGACCGCGGCGCGACGCTGCTGTCCTTCGTGATCGTCTCCCTCCCGACGCCGGTCGTCATCCTGGTGGTCCAGCAGATCAACCAGGCGATCCAGAACCGCACAGGCTTCGGGCTGCCGGCGATCAATCCGGTCAACCCGCTGCTGCACGGCTGGGACGCGTTCCTCTACGAATCCAAGGCGATCGTGATGCCCACGATCGTGCTGGCGATCTTCGCCGCCGCGAGCTATTCGCGGTACATGAAAGTCACCACGCTCGACGTGCTGGGCAGCGACTACCTGCGCACGGCCCGCGCCAAGGGCCTGACCCGCGGCAGGGCGATGAACCGCCACGGACTGCGGATGGCGCTGATCCCCATGGGCCAGTACTTCGCCTTCGCGGTGGGCAGCGCCTTCACCGGCTCTCTCTTCGTGGAGCTGATGTTCAACTGGCAGGGCGTGGGGCGCTATGCGGTCTCCGCCGTCGGCATCGCGGATATCAACGGCACGGCCGGCGTCGTGCTCTACACCGGCATTCTGACTCTGCTCTCCGCGACGTTCGCGGACTTCCTGCAGGGCATTCTCGACCCGAGGATCAGGTGA
- a CDS encoding ABC transporter permease: protein MTNPSDMRGTDDAAALQVETDHRANSVLEGMPPSEAEPPEGDVRSLESIGRGELLRRRFLRNPGALIGMVVVLLLILGAIFAPMAYQYEPFERDLRNALTGPSQYHWFGVDENGYDIFARTMVGLRISLVIGAGTALLTTVLALIVGTVAGYVSYKGRWGAFVDGALVNLINLFLVIPSLLLLMLFSPVLQQASWLWLIPLLAVFSWMLTARVLRAMTQQLVRTEYVEASRFMGVNPVTTIVRHIIPNIASWIIIDTTLGVSAAILGETGLSFIGFGIQYPNVSLGTVLQAYNIAAPWTWIPPAMVLAALVISVNLMGEALRDALDPTSGSSRV, encoded by the coding sequence ATGACGAATCCTTCGGACATGCGCGGCACGGACGACGCCGCCGCTCTGCAGGTCGAGACCGACCACCGGGCGAACTCGGTGCTCGAGGGGATGCCGCCCAGCGAGGCCGAGCCGCCCGAGGGCGATGTGCGGTCGCTCGAATCCATCGGCCGCGGTGAGCTGCTGCGCCGGCGGTTCCTGCGCAACCCCGGTGCCCTGATCGGCATGGTGGTGGTGCTTCTGCTGATCCTCGGCGCGATCTTCGCCCCGATGGCCTACCAGTACGAACCCTTCGAGCGGGACCTCCGGAATGCGCTCACGGGCCCTTCCCAATACCACTGGTTCGGTGTCGATGAGAACGGCTACGACATCTTCGCGCGCACGATGGTGGGCCTGCGGATCTCGCTCGTCATCGGCGCGGGCACCGCGCTCCTGACCACGGTGCTCGCCCTGATCGTGGGCACCGTCGCCGGGTATGTGAGCTACAAGGGCCGCTGGGGCGCCTTCGTCGACGGCGCGCTGGTGAACCTCATCAACCTGTTCCTGGTGATCCCGTCACTGCTGCTGCTGATGCTGTTCAGTCCGGTGCTCCAGCAGGCGAGCTGGCTCTGGCTGATCCCGCTGCTCGCGGTCTTCTCGTGGATGCTGACCGCCCGTGTGCTGCGGGCGATGACGCAGCAGCTTGTGCGCACCGAGTACGTGGAGGCCTCGCGCTTCATGGGCGTGAACCCGGTGACGACGATCGTGCGGCACATCATCCCGAACATCGCCAGCTGGATCATCATCGACACCACGCTGGGCGTGAGCGCCGCGATCCTCGGAGAGACCGGCCTGTCGTTCATCGGCTTCGGGATCCAGTACCCCAACGTCTCCCTGGGCACGGTGCTGCAGGCCTACAACATCGCCGCCCCCTGGACCTGGATCCCGCCGGCCATGGTGCTGGCGGCCCTCGTCATCTCCGTCAATCTGATGGGCGAAGCCCTGCGCGACGCCCTCGACCCGACCAGCGGCTCGAGCCGGGTCTGA
- a CDS encoding ABC transporter ATP-binding protein: MSDPILTVTDLSVGFETEAGHVQAVQNLSYQVRPGEALAIVGESGSGKSVSSLAVMGLLPGSAQITGDIELMGKKIFTMNDRELSQLRGDTISMVFQDPLSALTPVFTVGDQISEVVRIHHPDVSKQKAADRAVELLEAVGIPEPRRRAQQYPHEFSGGMRQRVMIAMAIANEPELIIADEPTTALDVTIQAQVMELLKSAQEMLGAATILITHDMGVVAGFADRVLVMKDAQMVETGGVEQIFYEPREQYTRNLLSAVPRIDQGAEGGSVAGAAMRKVAEVAASEDSRPREARPAVLEVEDLHRIYPITKGAVVRRKVGEQRAVDGISFDIREGECMALVGESGCGKTTTLMEIMQLRTPQQGEIRIDGRPTGSLSRKERAKLRSEVTLVFQDPMASLDPRMPIGDILKEPMRVQGYSAKKMNERVDWLLKTVELKPEHASRYPTEFSGGQRQRVGVARALACDPKLIILDEPTSALDVTVQAGVLALLADLKTRLGVSYLFVSHDLSVVRHISDRISVMRKGQIVESGPTERVFDDPQHEYTKELLAAVPIPDPRIARTRGRNVIDEQAFQGQGHGGVGTGSLSTS; this comes from the coding sequence ATGAGCGATCCCATCCTGACCGTCACGGACCTCAGCGTCGGCTTCGAGACCGAGGCGGGCCATGTCCAGGCCGTCCAAAATCTCAGCTACCAGGTCCGGCCCGGCGAGGCCCTGGCCATCGTCGGAGAGTCCGGTTCCGGCAAGTCCGTGAGTTCGCTGGCCGTCATGGGCCTGCTGCCCGGCTCCGCCCAGATCACCGGCGACATCGAGCTGATGGGCAAGAAGATCTTCACGATGAACGATCGCGAGCTCTCCCAGCTCCGCGGCGACACCATCTCGATGGTCTTCCAGGACCCGCTCTCGGCGCTGACACCCGTCTTCACCGTGGGCGACCAGATCTCCGAGGTGGTGCGCATCCACCACCCGGACGTCAGCAAGCAGAAGGCGGCCGATCGTGCGGTCGAGCTGCTGGAGGCCGTGGGCATCCCGGAGCCCCGGCGCCGGGCACAGCAGTATCCGCACGAGTTCTCGGGCGGCATGCGCCAGAGGGTCATGATCGCGATGGCGATCGCGAACGAGCCCGAGCTGATCATCGCCGACGAGCCCACCACCGCCCTGGACGTCACCATCCAGGCCCAGGTGATGGAGCTGCTGAAGTCCGCGCAGGAGATGCTGGGTGCGGCCACCATCCTCATCACCCATGACATGGGCGTGGTCGCGGGCTTCGCCGATCGCGTGCTCGTGATGAAGGACGCGCAGATGGTCGAGACCGGGGGCGTCGAGCAGATCTTCTACGAGCCGCGCGAGCAGTACACGCGGAACCTCCTCTCGGCCGTCCCTCGGATCGATCAGGGCGCCGAGGGCGGCAGCGTCGCCGGGGCGGCGATGCGAAAGGTCGCCGAGGTGGCCGCCTCGGAGGACTCCCGTCCGCGGGAGGCCCGACCCGCCGTGCTCGAGGTCGAGGACCTCCACCGCATCTACCCGATCACCAAGGGTGCCGTGGTGCGCCGCAAGGTGGGCGAGCAGCGCGCGGTCGACGGCATCTCCTTCGACATCCGCGAGGGCGAGTGCATGGCCCTGGTGGGGGAGTCGGGTTGCGGCAAGACCACCACGCTGATGGAGATCATGCAGCTGCGCACGCCGCAGCAGGGCGAGATCCGCATCGACGGACGGCCCACGGGTTCGCTCAGCCGAAAGGAGCGGGCGAAGCTGCGCTCCGAGGTCACCCTGGTCTTCCAGGATCCGATGGCCTCGTTGGACCCCCGCATGCCCATCGGCGACATCCTCAAGGAGCCCATGCGGGTCCAGGGGTACAGCGCGAAGAAGATGAACGAACGGGTGGACTGGCTGCTCAAGACGGTCGAGCTGAAGCCCGAGCACGCCTCGCGGTACCCCACGGAGTTCTCCGGCGGTCAGCGCCAGCGCGTGGGTGTGGCCCGTGCCCTCGCCTGCGATCCGAAGCTCATCATCCTGGACGAGCCGACGTCGGCCTTGGACGTGACCGTGCAGGCGGGCGTGCTCGCCCTGCTCGCAGACCTCAAGACCCGCCTGGGCGTGTCCTACCTCTTCGTCTCGCACGATCTCTCGGTGGTCCGGCACATCTCCGACCGCATCTCCGTGATGCGCAAGGGGCAGATCGTCGAGTCCGGGCCGACGGAGCGCGTCTTCGACGATCCGCAGCACGAGTACACCAAGGAGCTGCTGGCGGCCGTGCCGATCCCGGATCCCCGGATCGCGCGCACGCGCGGTCGGAACGTGATCGACGAACAGGCGTTCCAGGGGCAGGGACACGGTGGCGTCGGGACCGGGAGCCTGTCCACCTCGTGA
- a CDS encoding ABC transporter family substrate-binding protein: MKERHMRFTRRSMLGATALSVTGVALVGCSQDNGQGGGSGGSGDGEAIAADSNDMNPKDRGELGEGGALRLSNNAFPANWNSFHVDGAEANTSEMMALVYPSLIKADAKGEVSANPQYTKRIELTSEDPQVVEVELNPDMKWSDGTPIDFKSIENVITIQSGKDEDYQVASTEGYTLIDKVEQGDSELIAKITFKEKYADWMGLISVMPDSLAESAKAYNEGWLKEPKVTAGPFKVGKIDAANKTVLLEPDDNWWGDKPLLDQVLFTTIEDPSASATSFQNGQLDALNTTVPAQYSVVKPMIGNGATLRKSAGPDWTHLTLNGSKGRPLSDQKVRQAFFRAIDREEVFLSVNSTMPYPKNPEQLNNRLLMTNQEGYKDNSGDYGKYDPDAAKKLLEEAGYKLEGEKAMKDGKQLELTYVYNDGSKTNEAVVPVVQEQLKAVGINMKVQKVPPTDLFSKYIGAQEFDITLFGWVGNPFLSSGDSIWKTKGGQNFGKIGNDATDKVIDQAAVETDDAKRLDLINQADAGLWELAGTLPLWQSYDFYVQNDDLANFGAKGFADIDWTLVGYVKDSDKLKG; the protein is encoded by the coding sequence ATGAAGGAGAGACATATGCGATTCACGCGGCGTTCCATGCTCGGCGCAACTGCGCTGTCCGTGACCGGTGTGGCCCTCGTGGGCTGCAGCCAGGACAACGGCCAGGGCGGCGGGTCCGGTGGGAGCGGTGATGGCGAGGCCATCGCGGCCGACTCCAACGACATGAACCCGAAGGATCGCGGCGAGCTGGGCGAGGGCGGCGCGCTGCGTCTGTCCAACAACGCGTTCCCCGCGAACTGGAACTCCTTCCACGTCGACGGAGCGGAGGCGAACACCTCGGAGATGATGGCGCTCGTGTACCCCTCCCTCATCAAGGCCGATGCCAAGGGCGAGGTCTCCGCCAATCCGCAGTACACCAAGCGCATCGAGCTCACTTCTGAGGACCCGCAGGTCGTCGAGGTGGAGCTGAACCCCGACATGAAGTGGTCGGACGGTACCCCGATCGACTTCAAGTCGATCGAGAACGTGATCACGATCCAGAGCGGCAAGGACGAGGATTACCAGGTCGCGTCGACCGAGGGGTACACGCTCATCGACAAGGTCGAGCAGGGAGACAGCGAGCTGATCGCCAAGATCACCTTCAAGGAGAAGTACGCGGACTGGATGGGTCTGATCTCCGTCATGCCGGACTCCCTCGCGGAATCCGCGAAGGCGTACAACGAGGGATGGCTCAAGGAGCCGAAGGTCACCGCCGGTCCCTTCAAGGTGGGCAAGATCGATGCGGCGAACAAGACGGTCCTCCTGGAGCCGGATGACAACTGGTGGGGAGACAAGCCGCTCCTCGACCAGGTCCTCTTCACGACCATCGAAGACCCCTCCGCCTCGGCGACCTCCTTCCAGAATGGTCAGCTGGACGCGCTCAACACCACGGTCCCCGCCCAGTACTCCGTCGTGAAGCCGATGATCGGCAACGGTGCGACACTGCGGAAGTCCGCCGGGCCGGACTGGACCCACCTGACCCTGAACGGATCGAAGGGCCGCCCGCTGTCGGACCAGAAGGTGCGTCAGGCCTTCTTCCGGGCCATCGATCGCGAGGAGGTCTTCCTCTCGGTGAACTCCACGATGCCGTACCCGAAGAACCCCGAGCAGCTCAACAACCGCCTCCTGATGACCAACCAGGAGGGGTACAAGGACAACTCGGGGGATTACGGCAAGTACGATCCCGACGCGGCCAAGAAGCTGCTCGAGGAAGCGGGCTACAAGCTCGAGGGCGAGAAGGCCATGAAGGACGGCAAGCAGCTCGAGCTGACGTACGTCTACAACGACGGCTCGAAGACTAATGAGGCCGTGGTGCCCGTGGTCCAGGAGCAGCTCAAGGCCGTGGGTATCAACATGAAGGTGCAGAAGGTCCCGCCGACAGACCTGTTCTCGAAGTACATCGGCGCCCAGGAGTTCGACATCACGCTGTTCGGCTGGGTCGGCAACCCGTTCCTCTCCAGCGGCGACTCGATCTGGAAGACCAAGGGCGGTCAGAACTTCGGCAAGATCGGTAACGACGCGACCGACAAGGTCATCGATCAGGCCGCCGTCGAGACCGACGACGCCAAGCGCCTCGATCTGATCAACCAGGCCGATGCGGGGCTGTGGGAGCTGGCCGGCACGCTCCCGCTGTGGCAGTCCTACGACTTCTACGTCCAGAACGACGACCTGGCGAACTTCGGGGCCAAGGGGTTCGCTGACATCGACTGGACCCTCGTCGGCTACGTGAAGGATTCCGACAAGCTCAAGGGCTGA